A single region of the Acinetobacter sp. WCHA45 genome encodes:
- a CDS encoding MBL fold metallo-hydrolase: MIFHQFFEKESSTYTYLVASEQTREAVLIDPVASEIESYEQMLNQLNLKLVYSLDTHVHADHVTAANLLRARFGCKTVLHRNSGVDCGDIFITDRSAIRVGECLIEARYTPGHTNACTSYVIDNMVFTGDALLIDGCGRTDFQEGNAETLYDSIHKQIFTLPDDTIVYPGHDYKGRLSSTVGYERESNSRLGHGRSKQDFVEIMKNLDLPYPKKIDIALPANKACGK; the protein is encoded by the coding sequence ATGATATTTCATCAATTTTTTGAAAAAGAAAGTTCAACTTATACTTATTTGGTTGCATCTGAACAAACACGTGAAGCGGTACTGATTGATCCAGTTGCTTCTGAAATAGAAAGTTATGAACAAATGTTGAATCAGTTGAATCTCAAGTTAGTTTACAGCTTAGATACGCATGTTCATGCAGATCACGTTACGGCTGCAAATTTACTCAGAGCACGTTTTGGCTGTAAAACAGTTTTACATCGCAACTCTGGCGTGGATTGCGGCGATATTTTTATCACTGACCGCAGTGCGATTCGTGTTGGTGAATGCTTAATAGAAGCACGTTATACCCCTGGACATACGAATGCCTGCACAAGCTATGTCATTGACAATATGGTGTTTACAGGCGATGCATTACTGATAGATGGTTGTGGTCGTACTGATTTCCAAGAAGGAAATGCTGAAACTTTATACGACAGTATCCATAAACAGATATTCACTTTACCCGACGACACGATTGTTTACCCGGGGCATGATTATAAAGGTCGTTTGTCTTCAACTGTAGGGTACGAACGCGAATCGAACTCTCGTTTAGGTCATGGGCGTAGCAAACAAGATTTTGTAGAAATTATGAAAAACCTTGATCTGCCATATCCTAAAAAGATTGATATAGCCCTACCTGCCAATAAAGCGTGTGGGAAATAA
- a CDS encoding tyrosine-type recombinase/integrase, whose translation MPKKAKELSALSVAKIKENGRHAVGGVDGLHLRIVDGSRAWVLRVAVGKKVDDHGKVKIHRRDIGLGSFPEVSLSEAREKARELKKKIRDGIDPLQEKQERLNALKIQKHRAKTFRECAEVVIAKKTLELKNQKHIGQWSSTLETYIYPTLGDLIVGTITKVDIAAVLEPIWIEKNETAKRIRGRIETILDYAKAMGYFVGDNPAEWKGNLEPILGNLKQESRPHPSLPYEQVAGFIQHLRQKKGISPKALEFAILTACRSGEIFGAKWQEIDFNNKVWIIPKERMKAEKEHRVPLSQEAITLLESIQDHTQAQDFIFPAPRSSEMLSDMSLTTLIRRLHEQKFKENGIGYIDPKQNRIITTHGFRSTFRDWSADKTDYPREVCEHVLAHKLPDEVEAAYLRGAYLEKRKSLMADWARFCFKN comes from the coding sequence ATGCCAAAGAAAGCAAAAGAGCTATCCGCTCTTAGTGTAGCAAAGATTAAGGAAAATGGTAGACATGCTGTCGGTGGTGTTGATGGCTTACATTTGCGTATTGTTGATGGCTCTCGTGCGTGGGTACTCCGAGTTGCTGTTGGTAAAAAAGTTGATGATCACGGCAAAGTTAAAATTCATCGTAGAGATATTGGGCTTGGGTCTTTTCCAGAAGTTTCATTATCAGAAGCACGAGAAAAAGCTCGTGAATTAAAGAAAAAAATTCGAGATGGAATCGATCCACTGCAAGAAAAACAGGAACGTCTTAATGCTTTAAAAATACAGAAACATCGTGCCAAAACATTCCGTGAATGTGCAGAAGTCGTTATTGCCAAGAAAACACTTGAACTTAAAAATCAGAAGCATATCGGGCAATGGTCATCAACACTGGAAACTTATATCTATCCCACTCTAGGGGACTTAATTGTTGGAACAATTACCAAAGTCGATATTGCAGCCGTTCTTGAACCAATCTGGATTGAAAAAAATGAAACCGCCAAACGTATTCGTGGTCGGATAGAAACTATTTTGGATTATGCTAAGGCTATGGGATATTTTGTGGGTGACAATCCTGCTGAATGGAAAGGTAACCTTGAGCCTATACTGGGTAATTTAAAACAGGAATCACGCCCTCACCCATCTTTACCTTATGAACAGGTTGCTGGGTTTATCCAGCACTTGAGACAGAAAAAAGGGATTTCGCCTAAAGCTTTGGAATTTGCAATTTTAACTGCTTGTCGTTCTGGCGAAATTTTCGGAGCTAAATGGCAGGAAATTGATTTTAATAATAAGGTTTGGATCATTCCTAAAGAACGAATGAAAGCTGAAAAAGAACATCGTGTTCCCCTGTCTCAAGAAGCCATCACTTTGCTTGAATCAATCCAAGATCACACTCAAGCACAAGATTTCATTTTCCCTGCCCCTCGTAGTAGTGAAATGCTTTCTGATATGTCACTCACCACACTGATTAGACGGTTACATGAACAAAAATTTAAAGAGAATGGTATAGGCTATATTGACCCGAAACAAAATCGTATCATTACCACACATGGCTTTCGATCTACATTTCGTGACTGGTCTGCCGATAAAACGGATTATCCACGTGAAGTCTGTGAGCATGTTCTAGCCCACAAACTTCCTGATGAAGTGGAAGCTGCTTATTTACGTGGGGCTTATCTGGAAAAAAGGAAAAGTTTGATGGCAGATTGGGCTAGGTTTTGTTTCAAAAACTAG
- a CDS encoding acyl-CoA dehydrogenase, translating to MTLVLILLSLLIQFFVLWAAFYFELNRTIGSILAIATAILCAIFITPWSLVVGIPIILMSIILLVAPLREALIAKPAFNILSKAMPSMSITEREALEAGTSWWEKELFMGAPDWEKFDQYPYPKLSVEEQSFIDNEVQQLCSMLDEWKIHHKDKNLPPEVWQFIKDKGFLGLIIPKSFGGKQFSAFAQSRIMSKIASRSLTAAVSCMVPNSLGPGELLLHYGTTAQKQRYLPGLANGTEIPCFGLTSPEAGSDAGAIPDTGIVCYGSYQGQEVLGLKMNFSKRWITLAPIATVIGLAFKLYDPDGLLGDKSKSEYGITCALIPASHEGIKIGARHNPGAPFMNGTVEGTDIFIPIDWIIGGQQNAGKGWRMLMECLGVGRGISLPALATAAGEMSYLLVGAFASVRQQFKVSVGHFEGVQEATSDIASDAYMLESFRYMVTCGLNQGGTPAVMTAMAKYYATETMRKVINHGMDVVGGRAIQLGPRNFMALTYQSIPVAITVEGANILTRSLMIFGQGSMRCHPYLFEELQLLQSDDKASALKKFNTLLFKHLAYTFNRAAKALAFGLTGGSKEGSSSADDFSKSYYAIINRMSADFALTADMALGILAGDLKRKEMLSGRLADIHAHLFIATAILNYYEHGQRTESDQKHAELALNKALYNAQEAFFGLYENFPVKIAATLVKLISFPFGRPVTKPSDELKQQVAQLLLKENSFRAELKKHVYYTTDETDVMGRMESTFQMLLSLQPLWDKFKKAESKDQFKGLTFEEHITDAVAVGFITANEAEQLLKYNAKRYDSMLTDIFDQHLENDLSLGNPHLKS from the coding sequence ATGACTCTTGTATTGATATTGCTTAGCTTGTTGATTCAGTTTTTTGTGTTGTGGGCTGCATTTTATTTCGAACTCAATCGAACAATTGGTAGTATTTTGGCTATCGCTACTGCGATTCTATGCGCGATTTTTATTACACCTTGGAGTTTAGTGGTTGGTATTCCCATCATTTTAATGAGTATTATTTTACTTGTTGCACCATTACGTGAAGCGTTAATTGCTAAACCTGCATTTAATATTCTTTCCAAAGCAATGCCTAGCATGAGTATTACAGAAAGAGAGGCTTTGGAAGCAGGTACAAGTTGGTGGGAAAAAGAATTATTTATGGGAGCACCTGATTGGGAAAAGTTCGATCAATATCCATATCCAAAACTTTCTGTAGAAGAACAATCTTTTATAGACAATGAAGTTCAACAACTTTGCTCCATGCTTGATGAATGGAAAATTCACCACAAAGATAAAAATTTACCTCCTGAAGTTTGGCAGTTTATTAAAGATAAAGGTTTTTTAGGACTCATCATTCCAAAATCATTTGGGGGAAAACAATTTTCAGCATTTGCTCAAAGCCGCATTATGAGCAAGATAGCATCACGTTCATTGACTGCGGCAGTAAGTTGTATGGTGCCCAACTCGCTTGGTCCCGGTGAACTATTGCTACATTACGGTACAACTGCACAGAAGCAACGTTATTTACCCGGCTTAGCAAATGGTACAGAAATTCCTTGCTTTGGCTTAACCAGTCCAGAAGCTGGTTCTGATGCGGGAGCGATTCCTGATACAGGTATAGTCTGTTATGGGTCTTATCAAGGACAAGAAGTTCTTGGTCTAAAAATGAATTTTTCTAAACGATGGATTACGCTTGCACCGATTGCAACGGTAATTGGTTTGGCGTTTAAGTTGTACGATCCAGATGGTCTATTGGGTGATAAAAGTAAAAGCGAATATGGCATTACCTGTGCATTAATACCTGCAAGTCATGAAGGGATAAAAATAGGTGCACGCCATAATCCTGGTGCGCCATTTATGAATGGAACTGTGGAAGGAACAGACATTTTCATTCCAATCGACTGGATTATTGGCGGTCAACAAAATGCCGGTAAAGGTTGGCGCATGTTGATGGAATGTCTAGGCGTTGGTCGTGGTATTTCTTTACCAGCATTGGCGACTGCTGCGGGTGAGATGAGTTACCTTTTAGTGGGTGCATTTGCTAGCGTTCGACAACAGTTTAAAGTGTCAGTTGGGCATTTTGAAGGTGTGCAAGAGGCAACCAGTGATATTGCCAGTGATGCCTATATGCTTGAGTCATTTAGATACATGGTGACTTGTGGTTTGAATCAGGGTGGGACTCCAGCCGTCATGACAGCTATGGCAAAATACTATGCGACTGAAACTATGAGAAAAGTGATTAATCATGGTATGGATGTCGTTGGTGGACGTGCGATTCAGCTAGGACCACGTAATTTTATGGCTTTAACTTATCAATCCATACCTGTTGCAATTACGGTAGAAGGGGCAAATATTCTTACGCGTTCTTTGATGATTTTCGGTCAAGGTTCCATGAGATGCCATCCGTATTTATTTGAAGAACTGCAATTATTGCAATCAGATGATAAAGCGAGTGCTCTAAAAAAATTCAATACCTTGTTATTTAAACATCTTGCTTATACTTTTAATCGTGCTGCTAAAGCGCTTGCATTTGGTCTCACAGGGGGCAGTAAAGAGGGCTCTTCATCGGCTGATGATTTCTCAAAATCATATTATGCAATCATCAATCGTATGAGTGCTGATTTTGCTTTGACGGCCGATATGGCATTGGGAATATTGGCTGGAGATTTAAAACGTAAGGAAATGCTTTCAGGTCGTTTAGCAGATATTCATGCCCATTTATTTATTGCAACAGCGATTCTTAATTATTATGAGCATGGACAAAGAACTGAGTCGGATCAAAAACATGCAGAATTAGCATTAAATAAGGCTCTCTATAATGCTCAGGAAGCATTCTTTGGATTGTATGAAAATTTCCCTGTGAAAATTGCTGCGACATTGGTGAAATTAATCAGTTTCCCATTTGGTCGACCAGTCACAAAACCATCGGATGAACTTAAACAACAAGTTGCTCAATTACTACTTAAAGAAAATTCTTTTAGAGCGGAATTGAAAAAACATGTTTATTACACAACCGATGAAACAGATGTGATGGGGCGCATGGAATCAACCTTCCAAATGTTGCTAAGTTTGCAGCCGCTTTGGGATAAGTTTAAAAAAGCTGAATCTAAAGATCAGTTTAAAGGACTGACTTTTGAGGAACATATTACAGATGCAGTTGCAGTGGGTTTTATTACTGCAAATGAAGCGGAACAGCTTTTAAAATATAATGCTAAACGCTACGATAGTATGCTGACTGATATATTTGATCAGCATTTAGAAAATGACCTGTCTCTTGGGAATCCTCATTTGAAAAGTTAG
- a CDS encoding DUF4433 domain-containing protein: MTEREYSESLNPQKALIWRIVHLDNIAWVLEHGLHCGNSLTASPNWVHIGNTELIDKRANHPVPVGQGGYLNDYVPFYFTPFSPMLLNITTGRGGVRQRSNDEIVILVSSLHRLQELNMPFVFTDGHAYYQWSNFYTDLADLDKIDWQILQKKDFSRDVDDPAKFERYQAEALVHQHCPIEALLGMICYNEKIKSLLEQQLQQANIEMPVYVRSGVYFK; encoded by the coding sequence ATGACAGAACGTGAGTATAGCGAATCTCTCAATCCACAAAAAGCATTGATCTGGAGAATTGTACATCTGGATAATATTGCTTGGGTTTTGGAACATGGCTTGCACTGTGGCAATAGCCTTACGGCTTCCCCAAATTGGGTACATATTGGTAATACCGAATTAATTGATAAAAGAGCAAATCATCCTGTACCAGTTGGACAGGGTGGATACCTGAATGATTATGTACCTTTTTATTTTACGCCATTTTCTCCCATGCTTTTGAACATCACAACAGGGCGAGGTGGTGTCCGACAGCGTTCTAATGATGAGATTGTCATTCTCGTATCAAGTCTGCATCGTTTACAGGAATTGAATATGCCGTTTGTATTCACAGATGGTCATGCCTATTATCAATGGTCAAATTTCTATACGGATTTAGCTGATTTAGATAAGATTGATTGGCAGATTTTACAGAAAAAAGATTTCAGTCGGGATGTGGATGATCCCGCAAAGTTTGAACGTTATCAGGCAGAGGCACTTGTACATCAACATTGTCCGATTGAAGCCCTGCTCGGTATGATATGTTACAATGAGAAAATTAAATCTTTGCTAGAGCAACAATTGCAGCAAGCAAATATTGAAATGCCTGTTTATGTAAGGTCAGGAGTATATTTTAAATGA
- a CDS encoding SIR2 family protein has translation MKISSFIKSEILHGNAILFLGAGASIPSFSKDGIKKGLSGNQLRDALSDQFLGGASKSKSLSHVSSLAFNQAGTSNVHDFIFNLVDELEPTKAHELITKFRWKAIITTNYDRVVEKTYERSSETQQKLKRVISNSDSIQKIVSDPQNLPYLKIHGCVTRLNDPHLPLILSGENYYKFRDNRDSLFNQLKEWAVNYPIIFCGYSIADENIRDLIMDVEDNNINRPMYIFIDPFIEDVEIQYWSNRRFECHKTDLEGFMTSLIESIPNKVLTLSSAFSEGNSSITKLIPSHERPSIALVEYLKEKLIHINQDINFSDTISAERFYKGYSEGFSWIKSSYDVYRNITDILLEDIFNDGKKNGIYLLSGYAGSGKTIILKQFSWNACLKRNGNVFYLDEGGIIEIDEIIELAKLINEQIVIVIDDILDHKDEIIDLYKTILNLDLNLKILTTTRVNEWNIAGNNLEPLVSSQYDVLDMDDNEVNGLLDKLTKNNLLGVLKEIEPAERIHYLKSKLRNQLLVALHEVTEGKSFEQIIIDEYNNISPRQAKDLYLDICTLNRFRIKIRAGLLSRISGITFYDFKESFYKPLELVVRSFIDRKYGDYVYVSRHDRIAEIVFNNAFESPDEKSYQLVKIIRYLNSGYDTDRQAIEYLIKGRLLADSFADKKLAVNIFKAAEEAKVPRHFLLHQQAVYELHHQGGDINYALKLIEESESCAPKHVLKSIQHTKANVYRRLAHLETELAEKTALRDKAIALLSQAITKRPKDSMAHSLKAKLLLEELKDFVETVDIEDQSKLRVLDSLTKDIELNFKSARELFPDDADMLNNEAEFSKFMQDMPRALSILEKAYKTNKTNLFISLRLARHYFYQQDQREEGLKIVRTTILAHPTSKEAHFELAKMLIDINELSYREEISRALKRSYTFGDSNIEAQFKDARFEFLHGDKTKSLRIFNSLAKYNLLPSSKNKVRDRILDSHNTPKIFYGKIERLHDSFAFINCLDFPDNIYAHVTSMSSYEDWQSLKNNISVKFTVGFNYKGVAIHSLWII, from the coding sequence ATGAAAATTAGTAGCTTTATAAAATCTGAAATATTGCATGGTAATGCTATTCTATTTTTGGGAGCAGGTGCTTCTATACCGTCTTTCTCAAAAGATGGAATTAAAAAAGGGTTATCTGGGAATCAACTTAGAGATGCTCTTTCTGATCAATTTTTAGGTGGTGCTAGTAAATCAAAGAGTTTAAGTCATGTTTCATCTTTAGCTTTTAATCAAGCTGGTACAAGTAATGTTCATGATTTTATTTTTAATTTAGTAGATGAGTTAGAACCTACTAAAGCTCATGAGTTAATTACAAAATTTAGATGGAAAGCAATTATTACGACAAATTATGATAGAGTTGTAGAAAAAACATATGAAAGATCTAGTGAAACACAACAGAAATTAAAACGAGTTATTTCAAATTCAGATAGTATTCAAAAAATAGTAAGTGATCCTCAAAATTTACCATATTTAAAAATACATGGGTGTGTTACTCGATTAAATGACCCTCATTTACCACTTATCTTATCAGGTGAGAATTATTATAAATTTAGAGATAATAGAGATAGTTTATTTAACCAATTAAAAGAATGGGCCGTAAACTATCCAATTATATTTTGTGGATATAGTATTGCTGATGAGAATATTCGAGATTTAATAATGGATGTTGAAGATAATAATATTAATCGTCCAATGTATATCTTTATTGATCCATTTATAGAAGATGTAGAAATTCAATATTGGAGTAATAGGAGGTTTGAATGTCATAAAACCGATTTAGAGGGATTTATGACATCATTAATAGAGAGTATTCCAAATAAAGTATTAACTTTATCATCTGCATTTTCTGAGGGGAATTCTTCTATTACAAAATTGATTCCATCACATGAACGTCCATCCATAGCTTTGGTTGAGTATCTAAAAGAAAAATTAATTCATATTAATCAAGATATTAATTTTAGTGACACAATATCTGCTGAAAGATTTTATAAAGGATATTCTGAAGGGTTTTCTTGGATTAAGAGTAGCTATGATGTTTATAGAAATATTACAGATATTCTACTTGAAGATATATTTAATGACGGTAAAAAAAATGGCATATATTTACTAAGTGGTTATGCTGGAAGTGGGAAAACTATAATATTGAAACAATTTTCATGGAATGCTTGTCTCAAACGTAATGGGAATGTTTTTTATTTGGATGAGGGAGGGATCATTGAAATTGATGAAATCATAGAGTTGGCAAAGTTAATTAATGAGCAGATAGTGATAGTTATTGATGATATACTAGATCATAAAGATGAGATAATTGATCTATATAAAACAATATTAAACTTGGATCTTAATCTTAAAATTCTAACTACAACAAGAGTCAATGAGTGGAATATAGCTGGCAATAATTTAGAACCTTTAGTTTCATCTCAATACGATGTATTAGATATGGATGATAATGAAGTTAATGGTTTGTTAGATAAATTGACTAAAAATAATCTTTTGGGTGTACTTAAAGAGATTGAACCTGCTGAGAGAATACATTATTTAAAAAGTAAGCTTAGAAATCAACTTTTAGTTGCTTTGCATGAAGTAACGGAAGGTAAGAGTTTTGAGCAAATAATTATTGATGAATATAATAATATTAGCCCTAGACAGGCTAAAGATTTATATTTAGATATTTGTACACTTAATAGATTTAGAATTAAAATTAGAGCTGGGTTACTATCAAGAATAAGTGGTATTACTTTCTATGATTTTAAAGAAAGCTTTTATAAACCTTTAGAATTAGTAGTTAGATCTTTTATAGATCGTAAATATGGGGATTATGTATATGTAAGTCGACATGATAGGATTGCTGAAATAGTTTTTAATAATGCTTTTGAATCTCCTGATGAAAAATCATATCAGTTAGTTAAGATTATTCGTTATTTAAATAGTGGTTATGATACTGATAGACAGGCTATAGAATATTTAATCAAAGGTAGACTACTAGCTGATAGTTTTGCAGATAAAAAACTTGCAGTAAATATATTTAAAGCGGCAGAAGAAGCAAAAGTACCTAGACATTTTTTATTACATCAGCAAGCTGTTTATGAATTACATCATCAAGGTGGAGATATTAATTATGCTCTAAAACTAATTGAAGAGTCTGAGAGCTGTGCTCCAAAACATGTATTAAAATCAATACAACATACTAAGGCTAATGTTTATAGACGTTTAGCTCATTTAGAAACAGAACTCGCTGAAAAGACCGCATTAAGAGATAAAGCAATAGCTCTGTTAAGTCAAGCTATAACTAAACGACCAAAAGATTCTATGGCACATAGTTTAAAGGCTAAATTACTTTTAGAAGAATTAAAAGATTTCGTGGAAACAGTAGATATAGAAGATCAAAGTAAGTTGAGAGTTTTGGATAGTTTAACAAAAGATATTGAGTTAAATTTTAAATCTGCTCGTGAATTATTTCCTGATGATGCAGATATGCTAAATAATGAGGCAGAGTTTTCAAAGTTTATGCAAGATATGCCCCGAGCTCTTTCTATACTAGAGAAAGCTTATAAAACTAATAAAACTAATCTTTTTATTTCATTACGCCTTGCTCGTCATTATTTTTATCAACAAGATCAAAGGGAAGAGGGGCTGAAAATTGTTAGGACTACTATATTAGCTCATCCAACAAGTAAAGAAGCCCATTTTGAACTTGCAAAAATGTTGATAGATATTAATGAATTAAGTTATAGGGAGGAAATTAGTAGAGCTTTAAAAAGAAGTTATACATTTGGCGATTCAAATATCGAAGCACAGTTTAAAGATGCAAGGTTTGAGTTTCTACATGGAGATAAAACTAAATCATTAAGAATATTTAATAGCTTAGCAAAATATAATTTGCTTCCTAGCTCGAAGAATAAAGTGAGAGATAGAATATTAGATAGCCATAATACTCCTAAAATTTTTTATGGGAAAATAGAAAGGTTACATGATTCCTTTGCATTTATCAATTGTTTGGATTTTCCAGATAATATTTATGCGCATGTGACTTCTATGTCTAGTTATGAGGATTGGCAGAGTTTAAAAAATAATATTTCAGTGAAATTTACAGTTGGGTTTAACTATAAAGGTGTTGCTATCCATAGTTTATGGATAATCTAG
- a CDS encoding macro domain-containing protein gives MIRYTTGNLLDAPVEALVNTVNTVGVMGKGIALMFKERFPDNMAAYRQACKEGRVQTGKMFVTETNEFLAPRWIVNFPTKQHWKAKSQIEWVEDGLKDLKQFIIEKNISSIAIPPLGAGNGGLDWQDVKPKIESALSDLLDVDVLIFEPTEKYQNIAKNIGVQKLTPARALIAELIRRYGVLGMECSILEIQKLAWFLQRVIEKHNLSNELRLDFQANYYGPYAHNLTHLLNALDGSYLKSDKRIPDCEPLDVIWFNQQEQGKVQSYLNSEAKDFVPALEEAAALIEGFESPFGMELLSTVDWLIYKDGCQPTVESIKDGLANWSAGKRWADRKLSLFKDEHIEYALDKLQKSI, from the coding sequence ATGATTCGTTATACGACTGGAAACTTACTGGATGCCCCAGTAGAAGCATTGGTCAATACTGTAAATACAGTAGGGGTCATGGGGAAAGGCATTGCTTTGATGTTTAAAGAACGATTCCCTGACAATATGGCTGCCTATCGTCAAGCATGTAAAGAGGGGCGTGTTCAAACAGGAAAAATGTTTGTTACAGAAACCAATGAATTTTTAGCACCTCGCTGGATCGTTAATTTTCCGACTAAACAACACTGGAAAGCCAAATCACAAATTGAATGGGTTGAAGATGGGCTGAAAGATTTAAAACAATTTATTATAGAAAAAAATATTTCATCTATTGCGATTCCGCCATTGGGTGCTGGTAATGGTGGGTTAGACTGGCAAGATGTAAAGCCAAAAATAGAATCTGCATTGTCAGATTTACTGGATGTGGATGTTCTAATTTTTGAACCGACTGAAAAATATCAGAATATTGCAAAAAATATTGGTGTGCAAAAACTTACACCAGCTCGGGCTTTGATTGCAGAACTGATTCGTAGGTATGGGGTACTGGGTATGGAATGTAGTATCCTTGAAATCCAAAAGTTAGCATGGTTTCTACAAAGAGTTATCGAAAAACATAATTTATCCAATGAGTTAAGATTGGATTTTCAGGCAAACTATTATGGTCCTTACGCCCACAATCTGACACATCTGCTTAATGCACTAGATGGCAGCTATTTAAAGTCTGACAAAAGAATCCCTGATTGTGAACCATTGGATGTGATTTGGTTTAATCAACAGGAACAAGGCAAAGTACAAAGCTATTTGAACAGTGAGGCAAAAGATTTTGTGCCTGCTCTGGAAGAAGCGGCTGCTTTAATTGAGGGGTTTGAATCACCTTTTGGAATGGAATTGCTTTCTACAGTAGATTGGCTGATCTATAAAGATGGATGTCAGCCAACGGTTGAATCTATTAAAGATGGGTTAGCAAATTGGTCTGCTGGTAAACGCTGGGCAGATCGGAAGTTATCTTTATTTAAAGATGAACATATTGAGTATGCTTTGGATAAGTTACAGAAGTCTATTTAG
- a CDS encoding sigma-54 interaction domain-containing protein, translating into MHQAIDFDTQADLESFLFKLQTLMLDSSFLILDQSKQHFVYELNDKKINNSLFQTLKKTIQHHELEIGQHMMSDAAQSIELFCHRHPIRIIDQHFEGTLYLLQSTQVIQKIKQDQNIPTLEQIFHSHSPEMQRMFSIIQRVAVTEFPVLVRGESGSGKELVAQAIHDHSQRKNNVFIAINCAALNANILESELFGHVKGAFTGAIREHKGVFERAAGGTLFLDEIAEIPLELQAKLLRVLETGEFTPLGGEKSIRANVRIITATHRALREEARLGRFRQDLLYRLRVIPIFVPPLRDRKQDIPYIADYILSEQHNVFGTSTKLSNSALQTLMQYDWPGNVRELKNTLLYALTMANEKSEIDVCDLPDEIIDKKHIPPSNSIIEDEPLLISDKINKETIRKTLIQYQNDLSLAAKALGMSRTTLWRYRKKFNL; encoded by the coding sequence ATGCACCAAGCGATTGATTTTGATACTCAAGCTGATTTAGAGAGCTTTTTGTTTAAATTGCAAACCCTAATGTTAGATAGTTCCTTTCTTATCTTAGATCAATCTAAGCAGCATTTTGTGTATGAATTGAACGATAAAAAAATCAATAATTCGTTATTTCAAACTTTAAAAAAAACAATACAACATCATGAGCTTGAGATCGGACAACATATGATGAGTGATGCAGCTCAATCCATCGAGCTGTTTTGCCATCGTCATCCTATTAGAATTATCGATCAGCACTTTGAGGGAACCTTATATTTATTACAATCCACTCAAGTTATACAGAAAATAAAACAAGATCAAAACATCCCAACTTTAGAGCAGATTTTTCATAGCCACTCGCCAGAAATGCAACGCATGTTTTCCATTATTCAACGTGTTGCAGTTACAGAATTCCCAGTTCTAGTTCGCGGTGAATCTGGTAGTGGAAAAGAACTGGTTGCGCAGGCTATTCATGATCATAGTCAGCGGAAAAATAACGTATTTATTGCCATTAACTGTGCAGCTTTAAATGCCAATATTCTGGAAAGCGAATTATTTGGTCATGTTAAGGGTGCTTTTACAGGGGCGATTCGAGAACATAAAGGCGTATTTGAACGTGCTGCAGGCGGAACACTTTTTTTAGATGAAATCGCTGAAATTCCATTAGAACTTCAAGCAAAATTATTAAGAGTTCTTGAGACTGGTGAATTTACACCTTTAGGTGGAGAAAAATCGATTAGAGCGAATGTCCGTATTATCACCGCTACTCATCGAGCGTTACGAGAAGAAGCTCGTCTTGGACGCTTCCGTCAAGATTTATTATATCGACTGCGTGTTATTCCAATTTTTGTTCCACCACTGCGTGATCGTAAGCAAGATATTCCATATATTGCAGATTATATTTTATCTGAACAACACAATGTTTTTGGTACATCGACTAAATTATCTAATTCAGCATTACAAACCTTAATGCAATATGATTGGCCTGGAAATGTCCGTGAATTAAAAAATACGCTCCTTTACGCACTGACCATGGCAAACGAGAAGTCTGAAATAGATGTTTGCGATTTACCCGATGAAATTATTGATAAGAAACATATTCCACCTTCAAACTCAATCATTGAAGATGAACCATTACTGATCTCGGATAAAATCAATAAAGAAACGATACGGAAAACATTAATTCAATACCAAAATGATCTTTCACTCGCAGCAAAAGCACTGGGTATGAGTCGAACCACACTTTGGCGCTATCGTAAAAAATTTAATTTATAA